The DNA sequence GAGCTCCGACAACATGGCGTTAACCGGTTCACTGTCTGGTAACAACGTGTCCCTTAAGACTAACTCAATCGTATTTTCATCATGTTTGACTAACTGATGCAGTGCAACCTGCTCAATATCCAGGCTCATTGGATTCTCCTTGCTCACCAGTTATCTTTGACGTCTGGTTGATTCATTAACAATTAGCAAAAAAGGTACTGATTACAAAAGTCACATAATGACTTCTGACAAGAAAAAAGCGGTAAAAAAGACGTTTTTGCGGTAGGATACCATGTTTCTCTATTAAAGATATTAACGCTATGCCGCAATCATCCCGTTACAGCGACCAACGAGTGGAAAAACTGCTTACTGAGCTCACTGCCATTTTTGAACAAGATCAGGCACCCACTGACCTTACTCTGATGGTTCTTGGTAATATGGTCACCAATGTACTTAACAGCAGTGTTGCGCCGGCTCAACGGCAGACTTTAGCCCGTTCATTTGCTCATGCACTCCAGTCGTCAGTGCATGAAGAAAATGCGCATTAAAGTGATAACACTGAACTGGCCATGGTAAAACATCAGCAACGCTATCGCGATAAAGTCTCGCAAATGATCAGCTGGGGGCACTGGTTCGCCCTGTTTAATATCATTTTTGCGCTACTGCTCGGAAGCCGTTACCTGTTCCTGGCTGACTGGCCTTCGACGCTCATTGGGCGTGTTTACGCTTTCAGCAGCTGGATAGGCCATTTCAGCTTTGTGGTGTTTGCTGGCTATCTGCTTATTATTTTTCCGCTCACATTCGCTGTGCTGTCGCAGCGATTGATGCGTTTTCTTTCCGCTATTATCGCAACAGCGGGTCTGACATTATTATTAATTGACGGTGCTGTTTTTAATCGCTTCCATTTGCATCTTAATCCTGTCGTTTGGGAGCTGGTGATTAACCCTGATCACAACGAGATGGCGCGCGAATGGCAGTTGATGTTCATCAGTGTACCCGCCATTTTTCTGGTCGAAATTCTTTTCGCCACCTGGAGCTGGCAGAAATTACGTAGCCTGAATCGGCGTACTTTTGGTAAGCCTCTGGCGGTTATTTTTATCATTTCGTTTGTCTCCAGCCACATGCTGTATATCTGGGCTGATGCCAATTTTTATCGCCCGATTACTATGCAAAAAGCAAATTTACCGCTCTCTTATCCGATGACCGCGCGCCGTTTTCTTGAAAAACACGGTCTTCTGGATGCTGATGAATTCGCGCGTCGTCTGCTGGAACAAGGTAATCCTGAAGCGGTTGCAGTGAATTATCCCCTTAGCCCAGTAACCTTTAGTGACAGTGGCAGTGGTTATAACTTGCTGATTATCACCACTGATGCACTTAATAATGCTACGAACACACTGCCTGAACTCAGCGCTTTTGCTCAAAACAATGTGCGCTTCACTCAGCATTTCAGTTCCGGTACGGAAAATGACAGTGGTGCCTTTGGTCTGTTTTATGGCATATCACCCAGCTACCTTGAGAGTATTCTTGCGACCCGTAAAGCTTCAGTGCTTTTAGGTGCCTTAAGTCACCAGGGGTATCAGCTAAGTATGTTTTCTTCTGCTGGTTTCACTGCCCCGTTATATCGCCAGGCTTTGCTGTCTGATTTTTCGTTACCCACACAGAAAAAACAGAGCAATACGCAAACCACAGATGCATGGACAAACTGGCTTACGCGACAGCCTGCACCTGGAAGTAGTCCGTGGTTCTCCTGGTTATCACTCTCAATGCCAAACGGTGACAGTACCGATGCCAGTTATGCGCGGTACAGCGCTGATATTGATACACAGATTGGTCGGGCTATTGCTGCCGTAAAAGAGAAAGGGTTACTGGATAATACCGTTATCGTCGTGACCGCTTTACGAGGTGCTACCGTCGGTAACAATCTGCAGATGGGTGACCGAAATAATCTGCGTGTTCCTTTAATTATTCACTGGCCGGGCACACCAGCACAGCAAATTGATAAGCTCACTGACCATCAGGATATTATGACGACCCTGATGCAGCGTCTGCTGCATGCAGATACCCCCGCGATTGACTATTCACAGGGAGAAGATCTCTTCGCAGCCCAACGTCGTCACAACTGGGTGGTCAGCAGCCACGATCAACAGTTAATCATCAATGCACCACAACTCACGTTACAACTTAATCACAATGGTACCTACCAGGTATGGGATAACCAGGGTAATTTACTGAAAGAACATCGTCCTCAGCTGGGACTTCTGTTGCAGGTATTAACCGAAGAGAAACGTTTTATCGCTGATTAGTCCGAATTGCTTATTTTCATAGCAGTCAACATGTTAGCACTTGCAATCTGACTATTTTCGGGTAGTATAGCTCACCGAGTCGGCACGTAGCGCAGCCTGGTAGCGCACTGTCATGGGGTGTCAGGGGTCGGAGGTTCAAATCCTCTCGTGCCGACCAAAAAATCCCGAAAAACCAGCCTGCAGTGGCTGGTTTTTTTGCAGTTAATCCATGTCAAAAAAATCCTCCGAAAAGAATAAATCTGGCAGCAATTAATAGTCCACACCCTATCATGACGCTCAGCATCATCGCGCCACTTCCCTGTTCAACTGCGGTAGTTAACCGCAGATTATAGTTGTGTGATTCGGATCTTCGATAACCAGTCATCTCAACAAGCTGTGACAGTGATAAGCCCGTGGTCGATATCTCTGACACCAGAACTCGTGTAAGAGTTACTCTGTCCTGCTCACTGCATCCCGTGATGCTATTTCTCGTTCGATGCCCACCAGTTCTCGCAGCATGCCATTTCTCATCTCAAGTATGCGATCTGCTTGAGAAAAGTAGTGATCATCATGAGTGATCGCCACTATCGTTTTACCCATCGCCTTCAGCCAGGGTAATAATTCTCGATAAAACAGACGTCTGAAGTGAGGATCCTGATCCGCCGCCCACTCATCAAGCAGTAAAACATCACGCTCTTCAGCAATTGCCAGCAACAGCGCCAGCCGTTTGGTTTGCCCTTTTGAGAGTTTTAAATTGATGATTCTGTTTCCATCCAGCTCTATTTTATGTTGCATCTGCAATTTTTCTGTCCAGCGTAGAACCTTCTCAGCCTCTGCCGCTTTACCCTGATTATTAATAATACGGTCAAAAAGGTGTAAATCAGTGAATACGGCGGAAAAAAGAGCCCGATGTTCTTCCATTTGATCTGCTTCTATCACTTTGCCATCGAGGATCAGTGCCCCTGATTCCGGGGTATAGAGCCCGCATAGCAGCATTGCCAGCGTAGATTTGCCACTGCCGTTACCACCGATCAGAAAAATCAGTTCACCTTTACTGATGGTCAGATTGACAGGGCCAACAGTGAAACCATGGTCCGGGTAGTGAAAAGTCACCTGATGCAGAGTCAGGCTTTGCCAGGGGATAGGGGGTTTACATAAGGTAAAATCAGGATGCCAGGGTGAAAGCTGCAGGGCCTGAATTTTTTTAAATGCCACCTGGGCGGCCAGTAAAGTAGGCAGCGCCCCTACCGCAGAGAGCAATGGCGTACGGAGAAATAACAATGTTAGCGAGAAGGTCGCCGCAACAGCAGTATCAGACCATCCGGGATTGTTGGCCATAAAAAATACCAGACCGATAGCTCCCAGCATCATAATATTCGACCAGTTCAGCGCACTGAGATGATAACTGTCTGCACGGATAATATGCCAGAGATAGGCCTTTGCATTTTTCTGATAACAATCCTGATAAACACTGTGGGCTCGCTGACGATTCAATGTCAGTTCTTTTTTCCCCTCAATCACCGTCTGATAATCGGCATACAAACGGTCTTCTGTATCACGCAGCGCATCCATATGCTGATAAACCCGGGAAACCAGCAACCAGCCACCGCCCAGTGTTATCACAATCCAACCCATGGTCACCAGTAGCATCGATGGTGATAACCAAAACAGGTATACGATCGAACCGACAGTCAGGATGATACCTTGTATCAGTTCTGGCAGTCTGACAAACGCCAGTGTGATAGCGCGGATATCGCTACTGAGTGCCGCTAAAATTGCACTGCTACCCACCTTTTCAAGGTGAGCTACGGGAGTATCAAGAATTCGTTTCATCAGTTCACCACGCAGATGATAAACGAAATAGTGACCGAGCCGCGTCAGGGCCAGCTGTGATATGAATGTCACCGCCATTAGCACAACAAGAAAAAACAGAAAAAGCGGCAAGAGAGTACGTGAATGGTTGACCGCGACAATAAACTGCTGGTTAATGAAAGCGATCAGGCCGATACCTAATCCGGCGCTGACCAGGCTGAGTGCAACCACCACGGCAAAAGACCAACGATAGCGATGACTGACAAACCATAATAATGACATAACCACTTCTCACCAAGAATAATAAATGGCGCACCACATAACCAGCGAAAGATGAGAAACATTATCACAACAATCGCGCGACTACCTCAGCGATGTGCCTGACGGAATGTAAGATTGAAACGAAAAGCACCGGTCAGGGGGTGATTACCCGTTTTAAGTGGTTGTACTCCATGAAACCACAATCGTGACGGTCCTCCCCAGACCACTACGTCACCATGCTCAAGCAAGATTTTCTGCGTGAGCTGCTCACGTTCAAATCCGCCAAACAGGAATATCGCAGGCAAACCAAGAGAGACAGAGACAATCGGCTGGCGTAAGTCTTGTTCATCTTTGTCCTGATGCAGGGACATTTTCGCGCCAGGCTGGTAACTGTCAATCAGGCAGGCATCAGGTTTGAAACGGCTAAACCCGGCTTCGTTTGCCAGTGAAACCGCTTGTTCACGAAATAGCGCTGGCATTGGTGGCCATCGGGCATCAGTTTGCTCATTGCGTGAAGCATAACGGTATCCGCGACTGTCACTGGTCCAGCCCAATTCGCCACGGTTGGTCATTGTAACTGACATGCGAAAGCCACCTGGCGTGATGCGGTGATAGAATGGATGTTGTTCAGCTATGGTTTGGATAAGTTCGTATAGTGAGGGCGCACAGTCTCGTGCGTACCGGCGCAGGATAACTGCGCCATCAGCAAGAGGTTCACTCCACGGGGCGACATCACTGTATAAATCAAGCACGAGCATCTCACTCTTTTTGTTGCGTCAGAAAAGCCGCGAATTGTGGCGACATCCAGACAGTAAAGTCTTCACCTTTTTTACTAATCAGATAAACAGCTAATCCCTCACGCAATGCCAGCTCCTGAGCTTTTTTCTCACCGAGTACCATTAATCCGGTATCCCAGCCGTCTGCCTCCAGTGCGGTGGTGGCTATCACCGTTGCCGACACCAATTTATGCTGTACAGGCTCCCCGGTGGCAGGGTCAATGATATGCGATACCCGTTTGCCATCGATTTCGTAATAATTACGATAGCTGCCGGAAGTACTGATCCCGTGTCCTTGCAGGTCAACCATCGCCTCTACAGCATTTTCCCGATCTGTCGGTTTCTGAATTGCAACCCGCCACGGATGACCTTGCGCATTATGTCCGCGACTCAGTACAGCCCCCCCCACAGATACCAGATAGTCGGTGAATCCATATCGTTCCATCAGTCTGGCGAGATGGTCTGTTGCGTAGCCTTCTCCGAGCGTCGATAAATCAACATAAAGTTGTGGCAATGACTTTTGTAACGTCGCGCCAGCAATACCTTCTGAAAGATGCAAATATTGTAACCCTGTAATTGACCTGGCGGCTAAAATTTGTGCTGCATTCGGTATTTTCACAGGTTGCTTCTCAGGACCAAACCCCCACAAGTTGACCAGTGGTCCCACCGTGATGTCCATCGCCCCGCCAGTTTTTCTGCCGATTCGCAGCGCAACAGAAATAAGATCTGCCATGTCATCACTGACGGGATAAGGTTTCATCGACGTGTCACGATTGAACCCCGAGAGTACTGAATCACTTTTCCATGTTGAGAGCTGATGGTCATCTTCATCCAGCTGTTGCTGAATAGCCTGATTCAGTTCTGTTGCATCCACATGTTTAATACCAGCCAGGCTGACTCGCCAGTACGTCCCCATCGTCTTACCTTCAAGCACCAGAGAAGATGTGGATTCTTTCTGCTCGCAGGCAGCAAGCAGCATGAGTATGGCAATCACCATGCCTGAGCGGAATATGTTCATTGTCATTGTTTAGTTAAATTGAGAGGGCTAAGAGTAGCAGAACGATAAAAAAGAGGACAACATTCGTGAGGATACAACGGACAGAGCACGGCGAACCGTGCTCTGATGCAACTTAGAACTGATACACCAGGCCAAGTGCTACGACATCATCAGTGTTTACACCGGTTGCTTTGGTGAAGTTACTGTCGTCAATCAGGTTGATCTGGTAATCCACATAAGTAGACATATTTTTATTGAAGTAGTAAGTGGTACCTACATCGATATATTTTTTCAGGTTTTGCGAACCATAACCTTCGATATCGCTGCCACGTGAGCTGACAAATGCCAGTGATGGACGCAGACCGAAATCAAACTGATACTGAGCCACTAATTCCCAGTTATCCGCTTTGTTGGCAAAACCATAATCGCTGCCAGTGACAGAACCGAAACGTGTGGCGTTATATGAACGCGTGTACATGGCTGCCAAGTAGATGTTGTTGGCATCATATTTCAGACCACCGGTATAGGCTGATGCCTTATCACCGTGACCGTAAACAAAAGTACTGTTCTGGTCAGTAGTACGATCTGAGTTGAACATTGCCGCACCAAGAGCAAGACCGTTGCCAAGGTCATAGGTGGTAGAAAGACCCCATCCATCGCCGTTCTGTCCGAGCACATCACGGCCGTTAGGTGATTCGGTTGCATTGCTATTTTTGCCCTGGTACTGAACTGCGAAGTTCCAGCCATCAACCAGACCAAAGAAATTATTATTACGATAAGTCGCTAAGCCATTACCACGCTGGAACATGAAGTTATCCGCGCCGTAAGTATCGCCACCAAACTCTGGCAGCACATCGGTCCACGAACCGATGTCGTAAACCACGCCGTAATTACGGCCATAATCGATAGAGCCAGCATCAGCAAATTTTAATCCTGCAAAGCCTACACGGGTATAGCTGTTTGCTGTGGCCTGAGATTCCGCATTATTCAGTGCAGCCTGATATTCCCACTGGCCGTAACCTGTCAGCTCACTGTTGATCTGAGTTTCACCTTTGAAACCGAAACGCAAATAAGACTGATCACCATCAAAGCCATCGTTATCAGAGAAGTAGTGCAGCCCATCAACTTTTCCGTTAAGGTCCAGTTTATTACCATCTTTATTGTAAATTTCTGCTGCGCCGGCGGTACCAGCCACCAGCAAAGCTGGTACGAGCAGTGAAAGAACGCGAAGTTTCATTATGTTACCCTCTTGTTATGTATCTTTTGCCACTACCAGTTGACGTCGATTATTGCATCAACGGTGTCATACTAAAGCCATGTCAGTAATAATCCATAAAGAAAATGATACTGATTTTCCGAATGTGTTTCAATTGGTAAGCAAAGGATGAAACATATTAACAAACCAACCCAAAAACACCTCATCTCTATGATAAATATCGACTTTTTAAAAAAATTGAACTTTTTTGAAATAGTGTTTTGTTAAAAAATAGCGCACGTAATGATAAGCCTCGTTAAAATATTGCTCCTATTATTATTAGGCTTTCATCATTTTTTGTTACTCTCTTATCTGCTATGCAGATTATTTTCGCCGAACTTTGTTCGGCTTTTTTATTTTCTTTCTGCAACCTGTCTTCTGCTTGTTCTTGAGTGGTTTTTATCGGTCTGCCTTCTGCGGTGCAATGACTACCCTATTACCTCGCTACCCGTTATCATGCAGTTACTTTTTCAGTTTCTTGCGGATTATCGGATCACGCTATGTTACTACCTCGCTTCATGCTGACCCCGGGCAGAATAACGCGTTTTATCCTGATTTTTAGCTTGCTATGGGTCGTCATCTGCGTTTTGGCCTTTCAGGCTATGGTCAAATCCTCTTTGACCGATAAACGCCAGACCATTAATAGCATGAGCACGGCATTGCAGGCGCGGATTGAGAGTTATCAGGTTGCGTCAGCACAGCTTTATGATGTGATTACTGGCTCGGAAAACGATACCTTCACCGCACAACCACTACAGATGGTCATGCCCGGTGTTTATCAGCTTGAGACAGGTCAAAGTAAGACCTCACTACTTATTTTCGGTGCACTATCAGACCCCTCGGTTTCACATGCACATGAAGTGGCCGTCTACCTGAATACGTTGTGGGCAGCAAAACACGATATCTGGTCGATGTATTTACTGAATGGGCAAGATAACAG is a window from the Erwinia sp. genome containing:
- a CDS encoding hypothetical protein (ID:JIFNMEKO_01815;~UPF0352 protein YejL;~source:Prodigal:2.6), translated to MPQSSRYSDQRVEKLLTELTAIFEQDQAPTDLTLMVLGNMVTNVLNSSVAPAQRQTLARSFAHALQSSVHEENAH
- the yejM gene encoding Inner membrane protein YejM (ID:JIFNMEKO_01816;~source:Prodigal:2.6), with the protein product MVKHQQRYRDKVSQMISWGHWFALFNIIFALLLGSRYLFLADWPSTLIGRVYAFSSWIGHFSFVVFAGYLLIIFPLTFAVLSQRLMRFLSAIIATAGLTLLLIDGAVFNRFHLHLNPVVWELVINPDHNEMAREWQLMFISVPAIFLVEILFATWSWQKLRSLNRRTFGKPLAVIFIISFVSSHMLYIWADANFYRPITMQKANLPLSYPMTARRFLEKHGLLDADEFARRLLEQGNPEAVAVNYPLSPVTFSDSGSGYNLLIITTDALNNATNTLPELSAFAQNNVRFTQHFSSGTENDSGAFGLFYGISPSYLESILATRKASVLLGALSHQGYQLSMFSSAGFTAPLYRQALLSDFSLPTQKKQSNTQTTDAWTNWLTRQPAPGSSPWFSWLSLSMPNGDSTDASYARYSADIDTQIGRAIAAVKEKGLLDNTVIVVTALRGATVGNNLQMGDRNNLRVPLIIHWPGTPAQQIDKLTDHQDIMTTLMQRLLHADTPAIDYSQGEDLFAAQRRHNWVVSSHDQQLIINAPQLTLQLNHNGTYQVWDNQGNLLKEHRPQLGLLLQVLTEEKRFIAD
- the yojI gene encoding ABC transporter ATP-binding/permease protein YojI (ID:JIFNMEKO_01818;~source:Prodigal:2.6); amino-acid sequence: MSLLWFVSHRYRWSFAVVVALSLVSAGLGIGLIAFINQQFIVAVNHSRTLLPLFLFFLVVLMAVTFISQLALTRLGHYFVYHLRGELMKRILDTPVAHLEKVGSSAILAALSSDIRAITLAFVRLPELIQGIILTVGSIVYLFWLSPSMLLVTMGWIVITLGGGWLLVSRVYQHMDALRDTEDRLYADYQTVIEGKKELTLNRQRAHSVYQDCYQKNAKAYLWHIIRADSYHLSALNWSNIMMLGAIGLVFFMANNPGWSDTAVAATFSLTLLFLRTPLLSAVGALPTLLAAQVAFKKIQALQLSPWHPDFTLCKPPIPWQSLTLHQVTFHYPDHGFTVGPVNLTISKGELIFLIGGNGSGKSTLAMLLCGLYTPESGALILDGKVIEADQMEEHRALFSAVFTDLHLFDRIINNQGKAAEAEKVLRWTEKLQMQHKIELDGNRIINLKLSKGQTKRLALLLAIAEERDVLLLDEWAADQDPHFRRLFYRELLPWLKAMGKTIVAITHDDHYFSQADRILEMRNGMLRELVGIEREIASRDAVSRTE
- the alkB gene encoding Alpha-ketoglutarate-dependent dioxygenase AlkB (ID:JIFNMEKO_01819;~source:Prodigal:2.6) — its product is MLDLYSDVAPWSEPLADGAVILRRYARDCAPSLYELIQTIAEQHPFYHRITPGGFRMSVTMTNRGELGWTSDSRGYRYASRNEQTDARWPPMPALFREQAVSLANEAGFSRFKPDACLIDSYQPGAKMSLHQDKDEQDLRQPIVSVSLGLPAIFLFGGFEREQLTQKILLEHGDVVVWGGPSRLWFHGVQPLKTGNHPLTGAFRFNLTFRQAHR
- the apbE_2 gene encoding FAD:protein FMN transferase (ID:JIFNMEKO_01820;~source:Prodigal:2.6), which encodes MTMNIFRSGMVIAILMLLAACEQKESTSSLVLEGKTMGTYWRVSLAGIKHVDATELNQAIQQQLDEDDHQLSTWKSDSVLSGFNRDTSMKPYPVSDDMADLISVALRIGRKTGGAMDITVGPLVNLWGFGPEKQPVKIPNAAQILAARSITGLQYLHLSEGIAGATLQKSLPQLYVDLSTLGEGYATDHLARLMERYGFTDYLVSVGGAVLSRGHNAQGHPWRVAIQKPTDRENAVEAMVDLQGHGISTSGSYRNYYEIDGKRVSHIIDPATGEPVQHKLVSATVIATTALEADGWDTGLMVLGEKKAQELALREGLAVYLISKKGEDFTVWMSPQFAAFLTQQKE
- the ompC gene encoding Outer membrane protein C (ID:JIFNMEKO_01821;~source:Prodigal:2.6), with product MKLRVLSLLVPALLVAGTAGAAEIYNKDGNKLDLNGKVDGLHYFSDNDGFDGDQSYLRFGFKGETQINSELTGYGQWEYQAALNNAESQATANSYTRVGFAGLKFADAGSIDYGRNYGVVYDIGSWTDVLPEFGGDTYGADNFMFQRGNGLATYRNNNFFGLVDGWNFAVQYQGKNSNATESPNGRDVLGQNGDGWGLSTTYDLGNGLALGAAMFNSDRTTDQNSTFVYGHGDKASAYTGGLKYDANNIYLAAMYTRSYNATRFGSVTGSDYGFANKADNWELVAQYQFDFGLRPSLAFVSSRGSDIEGYGSQNLKKYIDVGTTYYFNKNMSTYVDYQINLIDDSNFTKATGVNTDDVVALGLVYQF